The DNA window CCAGCAGCCGTCCTTCGCCGACAGCACCGGTCCGCTGAGCGAACTGTATTCGGCCTGATCGGCGCCAGGCAGTTTCCCCCACAAAGCAGCTCACGGGGCAGGCGTCCCGTGAGCCAAGGCTCGCATGGCAGCGGCCGTCGCCCTTGCCATCTCTCGACGTCTGCAGGCCTGATCTGATGAAAATCGCCGCTCTTGTTGTCGCATTACTCCCTTTCCTGGTCGCCGCCGCCGGAGCCGCGGAGGGGCCGCGGAACGTGGTCCTGATCATGGCCGACGACCTGGGGATCGAGGGGTTCGGGTGTTATGGCGGCGTCGACTATCAAACGCCCAACATCGACAAGCTGGCTGCCACCGGGCTGCGTTTTACGCATGCCTATTCGCAACCGTTGTGTACGCCGACGCGGCTGGAGATCATGACGGGGCTGGAGAACCAGCGCAACTGGCGCTGCTTTGGGATCCTGCCGCCGGACCAGAAGACGTTCGGCCATCTGATGCAAGGATTCGGCTACGCCACCTGCATTGCCGGCAAGTGGCAGCTGCAGTCGTACGACCCGCCCGACTTCCCCGGCGCCGCTGAGCGTCGCGGCATTGGCATGCATCCGCGCGATGCGGCCTTCGACGCTTACAGTCTGTTCCACTCCCTGCATACGGAAGATAAAGGTTCGCGCTACGCCAACCCGACCTTCCTGCGTAACGGCAAGCTGCACCAGGCTGTTGAGGGAAAGTACGGCGAAGATCTGTCGGTCGACTTCCTTCTCGATTTCATGCAGGAGCACCGGGACGAGCGGATGTTCGTCTACTACCCGATGGCCCTGCCCCACTGGCCGATGACGCCGACTCCCCTTTCCCTCGCCTGGTCGGATCCGTCCCGTCGCCAGGAAGTCAGCCCCGCCCACTTCCCCGACATGGTCGCTTACATGGATCAGCTGGTCGGTCGCCTGGTGCAAGGGATCGAAAAGCTGGGCCTGCGGGAAGACACGCTGATCCTGTTCTATTCCGACAACGGGACCGACCGGCGGATCACCTCCCGGTTCGACGGCGCCAAGGTGCAGGGCGGCAAAGCGACCCCCCAGCAGTCCGGGATTCGCGTCCCGCTGATTGCCAACTGGCCCGGTCGCATTCCGGCCAGCGTGAACTCCGACCTGATCGAACCTTCTGACTTTCTGCCCACGCTCGCGGCGCTCGCTGGCAAGCAGCTGCCGGCGGCCTGGCGGACCGACGGCGTGAGCTTCGCCCCGCAACTGCTGGGCGAGAAAGCCTCGCCCCGCTCCTGGGCGTTCTTCTGGTACGACCCGCGGCCAGGCTGGGACAAAGAGAAATACGGACGTTCGATTTTCGCCCTTGATCACCAGTACAAGCTGTTTGAAGATGGCCGCCTGTACGACATCGCCGGGACCACCCTGCGGGAGACGCCTTTGGATCTGCAGCAACTGACGCCCGCCCAGCAGGCCGGCCGCGACAAGCTCCAGGCCGTCATCCGCCAGATGATGCAGCCGCCCCTGTCAGCCGCCGCCCAGACCGAAGTCAACGCCTTCGGCGAGCCCGTCTCCCAGGAATAAGCCGGGCCGCTTCCGCGTCCTCCGCAGCAAGCTACGCCCTGTCACGTCACGAGTTCTTTGTGCGAAAAATTGAGAAGACGTACGCCGATCCGGTGTCGCTGATCTGGATCCATGCCGCCGGGCGGATGGGGATGCGCATCGAACGCAGCGATGAGGTAAACGTCTCCTGGAACGGGGCCGGCGTCCTCACGATCGGTACGCCGGAAACGCTCGATCCCGACGACTGCCTGGCGCAAATGATTCTGCACGAAGTCTGCCATGCGCTGTGCGAAGGTCCCGCCTGCCTGCAGCAGCCGGACTGGGGCCTGGAGAGTTTTGATCCCGCCAAGCGGTTCCACGAACACGCTTGCCTGCGGCTCCAGGCCGCGCTGGCCGACCAGGTCGGCATGCGATCTTTTTTCGCCGCGACGACCATGTTCCGCGCGTACTACGATCAGCTCCCCGAGCATCCGCTGGCCGGCGACGACGACCCTTCTCTGCCGTTGGCGCAAGCCGCCTGGGAGCAGGCCCAGCACGGCCCCTGGTCCAAGCCGCTGCGTGAAGCGCTGCGCCGCACCGCCGCCATCGCGCAGGCCCTGCGGGGCGTCACGACTTCCGACTCCTTATGGCATATCGAAGCTGCCGCCGACCATTCGGCGGACGCCTGAGGCGTCCACTCCAGGGCGCCAGGAGCGGCGATCACAGGCGTCGTTCAAAGCACGGCGAGTACGGTGAGTACGGTCAGCACGCATGCCAGCAGACCTCCCGTAACGATGGTGAGCAGGATAGTGATCACCGACCGCCATGCTTCGGAGTCTTCGGCGGCCAGTTGCGCCTGGGCTTCTTTTCCAAAATAAGGGCGCGTCGGAGGGACGAGTGACGAGGTGGCGAGAGTGGACATGCCGCGGACTCCTGGAAGACGAAGGGGGAACTGGCTAACCGCCTTCAGACTTTGCAACTCTCGTGCCCGCTCCTGGCGTCTTGTCTGCGTTCGCAAAAACCCCGCGTTTTCCGGCCTCGGAAAGAAAAAGTCGTCACCAGCACGGAGCAGCCGGGTGTGCCCGTTCGCTCAAGATTGTGCGATCGGGCACGGGAGAGCAGCCGACGTGCGCCGATCTTTGCCCAGGAACCTCTTCCCGATGAGAAGAAGAAAAGAGGTACGCTCTACCAGAAAAAGGGGCAGGCAGGTTCGCCCGCGAGAGCAAGAAGGCATGCCTGTTTCCCCATGACGTTTCCCGGAAACTGACTCAAAAGAAGTTCCTGTGGCTGCCGGCCGGCGGCCTCGTCGGACAGGCGATTGTCGTAGCGGGCGAAGTCGGAAACATTCGTCAGGCGGTGGTTCCGGATCACGGCGCCATCGCTGGCAGTGGAAGAGGCTCTATTTGGAGAGGGGAGAATCCGCATCGCCCCGCCGGCTTTCGGCCTGAAAGTCGGTGAGCGTGGCCGGCGCCCAGGCCGCCCGTAAGGCATTCAGCACGGCCAGTACGTCGATCGCTTCCTGGCTGATCGCACCGGCCACCGGCGGCAAATAGCCGGCCGCCGCGAAGAGCATCCCCACCATGCTCAGGGCCATGCCGCCGACCGCGCTCTGCAGGGCGATCCGCCGCATCCGCTGGCTGATGTGCATGAACTCGTCGATCTTTTTCAGCGTGGGATCCAGGATCACGGCGCCGGCCGCTTCCGTGGTGACGTCGCTGTTCTGGCCAAAGGCCACGCCGACCGTGGCGGCCAGCAGAGCGGGGGCGTCGTTGATGCCGTCGCCGACAAACAGCGTGTTGGCTTTCGCCGTTTCAGCCCGCACAATCTCCACTTTCTCTTCGGGGCTTTTGCTCGCGTGAACCTCATGGACGCCGACCAGATCGGCCAGGTATTTGACTTCCGACAGGCGGTCGCCCGAGAGCAGCATCACCTTTTGAATCTGGTGCTTCGGTCCCAGGTGATGAATGAACGAAGCCCCGTCGCTGCGGGGCTGATCGCGGAAGCGGTACAACCCAGCGAAGACGCCGTCGACCAGGATCACGCACTCCAGTCCGCCGGCTGCCGCAGGAATCGGCGCCTGGGGTTGCTCGGCCAGCAGCTGTTTGCGGCTGGTGATGCGGAGCGTGCGGCCATCGACAACGCCGCGCAGGCCAGCGCCGGGCTTCTCGCTGATTTCGTTTACCTGGTGCAGGGCGACTCCCTGGGTTTTGGCTGCCTGCAGAATGGCGTGCGACAACGGGTGCTTGGAATACTGCTCCATGCTGGCCGTGAGCGATAACAACTCCAGCGCTTCGATACCGTCCGCGCACGCTTGCTCTGTCAGTTGCGGTTCGCCATAGGTCAGCGTGCCCGTTTTATCAAAGATCACCGTGCGACAGGCCGCCAGATTTTCCAGCGTTGACGGGTCGCGTATGACAATCGCCCGCTTGGCGGCAAGCGAGATCGAGCCGATCACGGCCACCGGAATCGCTATCAACAACGGGCACGGCGTGGCCACGACCAGCACGGCCAGAAACCGCACCGGGTCCCCGCTGAACCCCCAGGCGGCCACGCCCAGCGCCACGGCCAGCGGCGTGTAAATGGCCCCCAGTTGATCACCCAGGCGGCGAATCCGCGGTCGCTGCTGTTGCGAACTTTTC is part of the Lignipirellula cremea genome and encodes:
- a CDS encoding sulfatase-like hydrolase/transferase — protein: MKIAALVVALLPFLVAAAGAAEGPRNVVLIMADDLGIEGFGCYGGVDYQTPNIDKLAATGLRFTHAYSQPLCTPTRLEIMTGLENQRNWRCFGILPPDQKTFGHLMQGFGYATCIAGKWQLQSYDPPDFPGAAERRGIGMHPRDAAFDAYSLFHSLHTEDKGSRYANPTFLRNGKLHQAVEGKYGEDLSVDFLLDFMQEHRDERMFVYYPMALPHWPMTPTPLSLAWSDPSRRQEVSPAHFPDMVAYMDQLVGRLVQGIEKLGLREDTLILFYSDNGTDRRITSRFDGAKVQGGKATPQQSGIRVPLIANWPGRIPASVNSDLIEPSDFLPTLAALAGKQLPAAWRTDGVSFAPQLLGEKASPRSWAFFWYDPRPGWDKEKYGRSIFALDHQYKLFEDGRLYDIAGTTLRETPLDLQQLTPAQQAGRDKLQAVIRQMMQPPLSAAAQTEVNAFGEPVSQE
- a CDS encoding heavy metal translocating P-type ATPase; amino-acid sequence: MKASPLFRKQSLIAVLAVLAIVIHLVLLYGLQQEGRIPQIPLLAALLLGGGPLVWELLVKLARREFGSDLLAGISIITAVLLEEYLAGTLVVLMLSGGEALEAYAVRSASSVLEALAKRMPSIAHLKTGSQLQDAPLAQIAVGDVVLVLPHEICPVDGIVLEGHGVMDESYLTGEPYRISKTPGAAVLSGAINGEAALTLRVARVAADSRYAKIMQVMKSSQQQRPRIRRLGDQLGAIYTPLAVALGVAAWGFSGDPVRFLAVLVVATPCPLLIAIPVAVIGSISLAAKRAIVIRDPSTLENLAACRTVIFDKTGTLTYGEPQLTEQACADGIEALELLSLTASMEQYSKHPLSHAILQAAKTQGVALHQVNEISEKPGAGLRGVVDGRTLRITSRKQLLAEQPQAPIPAAAGGLECVILVDGVFAGLYRFRDQPRSDGASFIHHLGPKHQIQKVMLLSGDRLSEVKYLADLVGVHEVHASKSPEEKVEIVRAETAKANTLFVGDGINDAPALLAATVGVAFGQNSDVTTEAAGAVILDPTLKKIDEFMHISQRMRRIALQSAVGGMALSMVGMLFAAAGYLPPVAGAISQEAIDVLAVLNALRAAWAPATLTDFQAESRRGDADSPLSK